A portion of the Poecilia reticulata strain Guanapo linkage group LG23, Guppy_female_1.0+MT, whole genome shotgun sequence genome contains these proteins:
- the LOC103459368 gene encoding shaker-related potassium channel tsha2 produces MTVVPGENLDETVALAALSAQDVYDPERADNQECCERVVINISGLRFETQLKTLAQFPATLLGDPRKRMRFFDPLRNEYFFDRNRPSFDAILYYYQSGGRLRRPVNVPVDIFMEEIKFYELGEEVIENFKEDEGFIKEEERPLPENEFQRQVWLLFEYPESSGPARGIAIVSVLVILISIVIFCLETLPEFREEARIFEGMIPTNGTAGAEPPNPFTDPFFIVETLCIIWFSFELLVRFLACPSKPAFFKNIMNTIDIVAIMPYFITLGLELAEHQGNGQQAMSLAILRVIRLVRVFRIFKLSRHSKGLQILGKTLQASMRELGLLIFFLFIGVILFSSAVYFAETDDPESGFSSIPDAFWWAVVSMTTVGYGDMCPVTIGGKIVGSLCAIAGVLTIALPVPVIVSNFNYFYHRETEHEEQFQYTHVTCGQQQAPFGEFKRSDSRPSLSKSDYPDSEDADSVKYTNCSPHKAYGGKLTDV; encoded by the coding sequence ATGACCGTGGTGCCCGGGGAGAACCTGGATGAGACGGTGGCACTGGCCGCGCTGTCCGCCCAGGATGTGTACGACCCGGAGCGAGCCGACAACCAGGAGTGCTGCGAGCGGGTGGTCATCAACATCTCCGGGCTGCGCTTCGAGACGCAGCTTAAGACCCTGGCCCAGTTCCCCGCCACTCTGCTGGGGGACCCGCGCAAAAGAATGCGCTTCTTCGACCCACTGAGGAACGAGTACTTCTTTGACCGGAACCGACCCAGCTTCGATGCCATCCTGTACTACTACCAGTCCGGCGGACGGCTCCGGAGACCCGTCAACGTGCCGGTGGACATCTTCATGGAGGAGATCAAGTTCTACGAGCTGGGAGAGGAGGTGATCGAGAACTTTAAGGAGGATGAAGGGTTCATCAAGGAGGAGGAGCGGCCGCTGCCGGAGAATGAGTTCCAGCGGCAGGTGTGGCTCCTGTTCGAGTACCCCGAGAGCTCCGGACCCGCTCGGGGCATCGCCATCGTCTCTGTGCTGGTCATCCTCATCTCCATCGTCATCTTCTGCTTGGAGACCTTACCCGAGTTCAGGGAGGAGGCCCGGATCTTCGAGGGGATGATCCCGACAAATGGCACCGCGGGCGCCGAGCCGCCGAACCCGTTCACGGACCCGTTCTTCATCGTGGAGACGCTCTGCATCATCTGGTTCTCCTTCGAGCTGCTGGTCCGGTTCCTCGCCTGCCCCAGCAAGCCCGCCTTCTTCAAGAACATCATGAACACCATCGACATCGTGGCCATCATGCCCTACTTCATCACGCTGGGGTTGGAGCTGGCAGAGCACCAGGGCAACGGCCAGCAGGCCATGTCGCTGGCCATCCTGAGGGTCATCCGCCTGGTCCGGGTCTTCCGGATCTTCAAGCTCTCACGGCACTCCAAGGGACTGCAGATCCTGGGGAAGACGCTGCAGGCCAGCATGCGGGAGCTGGGCCtcctcatcttcttcctcttcatcgGGGTCATCCTCTTCTCCAGCGCCGTGTACTTCGCGGAGACCGACGACCCCGAGTCAGGCTTCAGCAGCATCCCGGACGCCTTCTGGTGGGCCGTGGTTTCCATGACAACGGTAGGCTACGGCGACATGTGTCCGGTGACCATCGGTGGGAAGATAGTGGGCTCCCTGTGCGCCATCGCCGGGGTCCTGACCATCGCGCTTCCGGTTCCGGTCATCGTCTCCAACTTCAACTACTTCTACCACCGGGAGACCGAGCACGAGGAGCAGTTCCAGTACACGCACGTGACCTGCGGGCAGCAGCAGGCGCCGTTCGGCGAGTTCAAGCGGAGCGACAGCCGGCCGTCGCTGTCCAAGTCCGACTACCCGGACAGCGAGGACGCGGACTC